One window from the genome of Leishmania panamensis strain MHOM/PA/94/PSC-1 chromosome 13 sequence encodes:
- a CDS encoding hypothetical protein (TriTrypDB/GeneDB-style sysID: LpmP.13.0880), with the protein MARRDRVPRHKSHTHKRNKNAKLSPFQREQKRAKMANQVPTVTTIGSLDSIPHSQRHIFAYLQEKRSRQEARRAALEKARQEQDARVPPTTATSGGSSSSSSSSRGSGRTSEKEKQEAAEASSATIPAAAVSATPAASTSKKLSKRVEYASLNDELSASVGAVLQSPSSRHGGLTAASGGDSTGGEPRSVEEVIARKKERKHRRKQASRRARIASQLQEMEEALGKYAKTANGSGKQRRTKNGRGSDGTQVETADDVRERVNLAFERKLRAMKREAEDATFQRDAAEAAATGAHRQGGDGKARKRRRETPSAAGEHANGRDNGNGLDETAPQRQRKRISFNPDVEGRAAEAAGANRIEKRSAARKPRDFCELVDVVRYGERVEAPPVFDVVPNHNAAVSRWTNAPVRAEGRRGHGSDGATERHRLLAGGSPLAQQKRLACLGLAPAITHATRADGTAARMNKEEQIKALRDRVMATYQCRRRKEVAERKGVDMKHKFPQFA; encoded by the coding sequence ATGGCCCGTCGCGATCGCGTGCCGCGGCACAagtcgcacacacacaagcgcaacAAGAATGCCAAGCTGTCGCCATTTCAGCGAGAGCAGAAGCGAGCAAAGATGGCAAATCAGGTGCCCACGGTGACGACAATCGGCAGCCTTGACAGCATTCCGCATAGCCAGCGCCATATATTTGCCTATCTGCAAGAGAAGCGTTCCCGGCAGGAGGCGAGGCGCGCCGCGCTGGAAAAGGCGCGGCAGGAACAAGACGCGAGGGTGCCGCCCACCACCGCAaccagtggcggcagcagcagcagcagcagcagcagcagaggcagcgggagAACGTCTGAGAAGGAGAAACaggaagcagcagaggctAGCTCAGCAACAattcctgctgctgctgtctccgCTACACCAGCCGCATCGACCTCCAAGAAGCTGAGCAAGCGAGTGGAGTATGCCTCTCTGAACGACGAGCTCAGCGCCTCTGTAGGCGCGGTCTTGCAGTCGCCGAGCAGCCGCCATGGTGGATTGaccgccgccagcggtggAGACAGCACCGGTGGTGAGCCACGCTCGGTCGAAGAGGTCATTGCCCGCAAGAAGGAGCGGAAGCACAGGCGGAAGCAAGCGAGTCGCCGAGCCCGCATCGCGTCGCAGTTGCAAGAAATGGAAGAGGCACTGGGCAAGTACGCCAAGACCGCCAATGGCTCAGGTAAGCAACGCCGCACAAAGaatggcagaggcagcgatggcacGCAGGTGGAGACTGCCGATGATGTACGCGAGCGCGTGAACCTCGCCTTCGAGCGCAAGCTGCGAGCCATGAagcgagaagcagaagacgCCACGTTTCAACGCGATGCAGCAGAGGCCGCTGCTACGGGGGCGCATCGCCAAGGTGGCGATGGCAAAGCGCGCAAGCGCCGCCGTGAAACCCCATCTGCAGCAGGCGAGCACGCCAACGGAAGAGACAACGGCAACGGTTTGGATGAgacagcaccgcagcggcagcgcaaaCGCATCTCCTTTAACCCCGACGTGGAGGGGCgggcagcagaagcggcggGTGCGAACCGCATTGAAAAACGCAGTGCGGCGCGGAAGCCGCGAGACTTTTGCGAGTTGGTCGACGTTGTGCGCTACGGTGAGCGGGTGGAGGCCCCACCGGTGTTCGACGTTGTGCCGAATCACAACGCGGCCGTGTCGCGATGGACAAATGCGCCGGTGCGCGCGGAAGGTCGTCGTGGACACGGCAGTGATGGCGCCACCGAGCGGCACCGCCTTCTCGCCGGCGGGAGTCCGTTGGCCCAGCAGAAACGCCTTGCGTGTCTTGGACTCGCGCCTGCCATCACGCACGCGACACGCGCCgacggcacagcagcgcgcatgAACAAGGAGGAGCAGATCAAGGCACTGCGCGACCGCGTGATGGCGACGTACCAGTGTAGACGGCGAAAGGAAGTGGCGGAGCGCAAGGGTGTGGACATGAAGCATAAGTTTCCACAATTCGCGTAA
- a CDS encoding hypothetical protein (TriTrypDB/GeneDB-style sysID: LpmP.13.0890): MMSSASTRRGGAPATSRAGHPARSNTSGNANTSGERPQRPRAPGHVEKTTSRAGTAPQAEEPEKVKYTVIITNVENDFGKLHKACLPYYCGLRSDYEETLDVERLIHEGGPQSRRLIGAVRGCSYAVRCRTETRSAEISLYGPANADFSPMQLNKTSRRPPTPAGSAKSVGAPTSSSSAKPGPKKATVPAEDMSEGAAVANVGAVEQLALRLRQQHYFEEKVPVRVHLPGRIADEVLVRVKKGPAPSGTDGLGDTTVKSEERVEAQEDADVHGSGVTPLVLPASGEKRQRVYAEDNNNDASSPQRVKREAPEDDEGRRDEDDATAHKNGETAADDVNQSTNCSGRWSKQLKKSVPATIITQFPRRQKDFVTAVAALSCRVPLQRVRSCLRDLPGYLSCWCLYEQHLRVVFRDAESLFKAKQLLDQFELEPGLRVSLIFSDPLSRANAEFVRAQEMENASE, translated from the coding sequence AtgatgagcagcgcctccacaagGCGTGGTGGGGCGCCAGCGACATCTCGCGCCGGACATCCTGCGAGGTCCAACACCAGCGGCAACGCGAACACTAGCGGGGAGCGACCCCAGCGTCCCCGCGCGCCAGGGCACGTGGAGAAGACGACCTCACGAGCAGGCACGGCGCCCCAGGCCGAGGAGCCAGAGAAAGTCAAGTACACGGTGATCATCACGAACGTTGAAAACGACTTTGGCAAGTTGCACAAAGCCTGCCTGCCCTACTACTGCGGCCTGCGTAGCGACTACGAGGAAACGCTGGATGTGGAGCGGCTTATTCACGAGGGCGGACCTCAGTCGCGGCGCCTGATCGGTGCGGTGCGTGGTTGCAGCTACGCggttcgctgccgcaccgagACCCGCTCAGCCGAAATTAGCCTCTACGGGCCGGCCAACGCCGACTTCTCACCGATGCAGCTAAACAAAACCTCTCGGCGGCCGCCAACGCCAGCGGGAAGCGCCAAGTCAGTGGGGGCGCCgacatcctcctcgtcagcGAAGCCAGGGCCAAAGAAGGCGACTGTCCCTGCCGAGGATATGtcggagggggcggcggtggcgaacGTCGGCGCAGTTGAGCAGCTGGCCctgcgactgcggcagcagcactactTCGAGGAAAAAGTGCCCGTGAGGGTGCACCTTCCTGGACGAATAGCAGACGAAGTACTGGTGCGCGTCAAAAAGGGTCCTGCTCCGAGCGGCACGGACGGCTTGGGTGACACTACTGTAAAGAGCGAGGAGCGTGTAGAAGCACAAGAAGATGCGGAcgtgcacggcagcggcgtcactcCGCTGGTATTGCCTGCCTCTGGTGAGAAACGGCAGCGCGTCTACGCAGAGGACAACAACAATGACGCCTCATCTCCTCAGCGAGTGAAAAGGGAGGCGcctgaggacgacgaggggCGCagggacgaggatgacgccACGGCACACAAAAATGGTGAGACGGCAGCAGACGATGTGAATCAAAGTACCAACTGCAGTGGCAGGTGGTCCAAGCAGCTGAAGAAGTCGGTGCCCGCCACAATCATTACGCAATTCCCGCGTCGCCAGAAGGATTtcgtgacggcggtggcggcgctctcgTGCCGggtaccgctgcagcgcgtgcgcagctgtCTGCGCGACCTTCCCGGCTACCTGTCCTGTTGGTGTCTCTATGAGCAACACCTCCGCGTCGTCTTCCGCGACGCCGAGTCGCTCTTcaaggcgaagcagctgctggaccaGTTCGAGCTGGAGCCCGGCCTGCGTGTTTCTCTCATCTTCTCCGACCCGCTCTCCCGCGCCAACGCCGAGTTTGTGCGCGCGCAGGAGATGGAAAACGCGAGCGAGTAA
- a CDS encoding hypothetical protein (TriTrypDB/GeneDB-style sysID: LpmP.13.0900), producing the protein MRYRQPNCHLSSKDQQAKLLIDCNDILSTQEQEEVIAYFARSLRGNTQCLKVIVCLQAVLALVYTVLLLSGSLLIDVSVDVATTSSLVQLAQQQQRGSLEPVTAALTSTAPLQAPPAVLAALDAEQRAAQRKYVYDYMNRHRAAGIRVQSGGAITVLSAMVMLYSIALLLWAAWSCYVVCRRLRVNIESLTRTEPRDLHRRRPEGSPSHAAAPAKPRLTLCRLRQRVKADPAVALYVAAALSSLGSLFWITILVHRQRATQSAYADLGLQVPSVLSLQKITNAALEYVVAVWQPLFHLGIGLLVRSMLDTRESLVALSALKYRFEKA; encoded by the coding sequence ATGCGCTACCGTCAACCAAATTGCCATCTCAGCAGCAAAGACCAGCAGGCCAAGCTGCTGATCGACTGCAATGACATTCTGAGCACAcaggagcaggaggaagtCATTGCCTACTTTGCTCGCTCGCTGCGAGGCAATACGCAGTGTTTGAAGGTTATTGTTTGCCTCCAGGCGGTACTGGCGTTAGTGTACACGGTCCTATTGCTGAGCGGCTCCTTACTGATTGATGTGTCTGTCGACGTGGCAACGACCTCGAGTCTCGTGCAGCTCGCccagcaacaacagcgaggCTCATTGGAACCAGTGACAGCTGCATTGACTTCAACAGCACCGCTTCAAGCACCTCCCGCAGTGCTGGCAGCGCTGGACGCGGAGCAGCGTGCTGCACAACGCAAGTACGTGTATGACTACATGAACCGCCATAGGGCCGCGGGGATTCGCGTTCAATCTGGTGGTGCGATAACAGTCCTCTCCGCCATGGTGATGCTCTATAGcattgcgctgctgctgtgggcaGCGTGGAGCTGCTACGTGGTGTGTCGCCGACTTAGAGTGAACATCGAGAGCCTTACGCGAACGGAGCCGCGTGATCTGCATAGGCGGCGCCCCGAGGGGAGCCCCTCACATGCGGCGGCGCCCGCGAAGCCGCGACTCACCctctgccgcctgcgccaaCGTGTCAAGGCGGACCCGGCGGTTGCCCTGTACGTCGCAGCAGCCCTTTCAAGTCTCGGTTCGCTTTTCTGGATCACGATACTGGTGCACCGCCAGCGCGCCACTCAGAGTGCCTACGCCGATCTCGGACTTCAGGTGCCGTcagtgctgtcgctgcagaaAATCACCAACGCCGCGCTCGAGTACGTGGTGGCCGTGTGGCAGCCACTCTTCCACCTTGGCATCgggctgctggtgcgctcGATGCTCGACACCCGCGAGAGCTTGGTGGCCCTGTCAGCGCTCAAGTACCGTTTCGAAAAGGCATAA